TGATGCTGATAATCCAAACAAGAACAGAGTAAACATCTACCTCTTTTATACATAAATCCTTTCCAAGGACTTTATAAGCGCAACCATTAACTACATTACATTACAAAGGTAACAATAATTTGTCATTTGAAGAAATTTAGAAAAAAGAAAAAGTCATTATGCGTGATATTTTTTATTTAATTACGACATTTATCAAACACAAAAAATCATAGAAGGACAAAAATCTTTAAATGATTTGATTATAAACAAACTTTAAATAGTTAAATTGCAATAATACTATACCATGGTTGTTCTTTACCTTAATGTAATACTACTGTTATATATCTGGTCATTTATCTCCTTTTGTCGGATGCAAAGGTTGCCAAACCTCTTTTAGAAAACGAAAAGTTCAAGCGGTAAACCATTTGGAGCAGTTTCGTCCTCCGTTGGAGAGTAAACAGCTCCAAAACCTTTTCTTATTCATCGGCTTGGCTGAAAACTGCATCCGGCAACGGAGATAAACGACTGACGAAATAATAGCATAAAACAGCATAGCCCCCCCTTAATAAGGCAATTTTATCAATGCTGTTTTCATTCTTTTCAGAGGACTATTATTTTCGACAGAGAGAAATTTGGCAAGCGGCAGATTTCACTCCCTCAAAAATAATAGATTTGAATTGCTGTCCTCTTGCCTTTATTGGAAATTGTAGTACCTTTGTAGTGGCTTGTGCGAACGAGCCAAGCAATGTGGAAAGATGGGAACATCGAACCATCAATAAAGTACCGAAAAGAGGGAAAATACCCTCTACCACCGCTCTTTGAGTGTTAAGAAATAATAAAAAGGTTAAATCTTCACCTTTTAGAATGTACCCCTAAAGGTTATGCCCATATTTCTGACTTATAACTCACAAAATATTGAGTAATAACTGGTTGCAAATACTATAATCTTTAAATTGTTTCTGTTGCAAAGTTACCCTCCTGCGTATTCGCTTTGCTGTATCATAATCACGGATAGCATTACCATTTTCATCTGAATTACCGCAAAGCATACCAGAAGAATTCCGAAATTTTTTCGAACGGTATCTTATCCATCCGGTCATACAAGTCTACATGATTGGCTCCGGGAACGATATACAGTTCTTTCGGTTCGCTGGCTTCTTGATAGGCATCCTCACTGAAATAGCGCGAATGTGCATGCTCGCCTGCAATGAATAGCACGGGGCGTGGTGAAATCTCTTTAATCATGGCAAACGGATAGAAGTTCATCAATGCCGCCTGACTGGTAAAGCGTATACCTTGATAGCGCGGATGATAGCCACGCAAGGGGTTGCGATAGTAATCGAAAAACTCCTTCTGCACGGCATTGGCATTTCCCAGCAGTTTCTCCGGTGTGCCAAAGCGGATACGTGCTTCTCCCGTTTCTGCTTCCTTCCAACGTTGTTCGGCAACTTCATCCAACAGTTTGCGTCTTTGTTCATCCGTCATCGAATCCCCCAAACCGTTACGGGTGGCACGCCCCATATCATACATGCTCACGGTTGCCAATGCCTTGATGCGGGGGTCGAGAGAAGCCGCACAGACAGAGAACCCGCCGCTTCCGCAGATGCCAATCACACCGATACGGTTGCGGTCAATAAACGGTTGTAGTCCGAGCCAGTCTACAGAAGCACTGAAGTCTTCCACCAATGCGTCGGGCGATACCGTGTGACGCGGTTCTCCTCCACTTTCGCCTTGATAGGAAGCATCAAAAGCCAGAGTCACGTAGCCTCGCCGTGCCATTTCCTGTGCATAGAGTCCGCTACACTGTTCTTTCACAGCCCCGAACGGGTGTCCGATGATGAGGGCTGCATAGTGTTGCGCTTCATTGAAATCCTTCGGGAGGTACATTTCGGCGCAAAGCATGATATCATACCTGTTTTTATAAAAGACCTTACGGACAGTAATTGTCGGATCTGTTTGAAAAGTCTTTGCCGGTTCATCGGATTCAGAAAGCACCATTCCGTTCCGACAGCGTGCCGCCATGATAAGTACTTCGTCTATCTGAGCCTGTGTCACGCCGTTGTGCTTGGCATGGGCAATGTGAGTATTCAACTCATTCTTCACGCCGTCCAACACCGACAAGGCAGCCACAGTAGACAGTTCACGGGTACGCCAGTCGAGATTGTCACGGCTGAATATGTCACCGAACAGATGAGCTTTCAGAAATTGGTCCAATGCCGGAGCAAATGTCAGCACTTCTCCTAGTGCCGGACGACCGAACAGTTTCAGCTGGTTTTGTCCACCGACAACAAACATATCCGAACTCTTTACCGGAGAAGGCTCCCGTCCGGCTTCATCCTTTATGCCTTGTGCTGCACGCTCTTTGGTGAGATTCATCAGCGTAACCAATGCACCCATGCTGCGTGGAAAGCCGCAATAGGCATAGAGCTGGGTAAGTACTTCTTTTTCTTCGCTCACGGTCAGCCCACAGTCAAGTCCTCTGGCAAGGATCACTTTGAGGCTGTCCTGATTGCCACGTGCGGCATACATACTGATGGCGGCAATACTTTGTTCTTTCTTGCTTAACATATTGTTCTTGTTTTGTGCCTGCGTATAAACGATACAGCATATCAGGCAGGCGATGGTTGTAATTAACTTGTTCATATTGCTTTCTGTTTAGTGATGAATTTATAAGAACTTGACAAACGCCGGTCTTTCCAGTCGGATATTTTTTCCCGTATTCTTCAGTAACCCCGTATTTCGGTTTCTTTCGAATATCTGTATGCAGTTGGCATCCCTGCAAACCACTGCCAAATAGCAACCATCCGGAGAGATGGCAAAACTTCGCGGATAAAGACCTGTTGGCTGAAATCCTATTTGAACCAATGTTCCTTTTTGGGAATCAATGGAATAAACAATTATGCCATCTTCTTTCAAGTGCTTGGAAGCATAGAGGAATTTGCCATCGGATGAAACATGGATATCTGCATTTCCCTCTGCAACGAAAGGGTCGCAGACAATTGTTTGTAAACGTTCCAACTTGCCTTCATTATAGGAGAATACAGTTATTTTACCCGAGAGTTCACTGATGAGATAAGCAAATCTGCCATTCGGGTGAAAACATATATGTCGAGGTCCTGAGCCGGAATCCATCTGTATGCGGACTACTCTTGATTCATCCAACAGAGAATGAGCCTTACCTGCTTCCGGTCGTTTGCCTATCGGAAACAGATAGATACAATCTGTTCCCAAATCGGTAGCAAGAAGGAATTTGCCATCAGGTGTAAAGGTCACGCAATGCAGATGCGATTGTTCCTGCCTTTTTTTATTCGGCCCATTTCCAGCAAAACGAATTATTTTTGTATCACGTTGCAACTTTCCTTTCTTATCCTGTGAGAATACCGTGATGCTGCCACCCTTATAATTTGCTGTCAGAACAAAGTATTCCTTTGGACTGAGAGTAATATAAATAGGAAGTTCACCGTCTGTAGATTGCGAGTTAAGCAGAGACAGCAGACCACTTTCCTTATCAAAAAGCAAAGCATTGGCAGTCGAACTTTTCCCTTCATCATCGCCTATGGCATAAATTCGATTACCAGTGCTATCAGATGTAAGGAAAGCAGGATTTGAAATCCCTCTCAGCCCACACGGATAGTCGACATCGGCAGTTTGTCCGTCAAACCGGTACATTCTGACACCTTCTTCGTCTGGCTTCATATAACATCCTACCAACAGAAATTTTGCATAAGTTCCCTTATCCGGGACATCTTCGGTTGACCGCGCTTGAATCGTAGTGAAGCTAAGCCATAAGATTAACATGACAAATAAAGCTTTTGGTTTCATCTTATTTACCTTTTTGGTTTCACTTGCAAAATTACAGCATTCACATACTGAAGATTAGACCTCAATCACTGATAAAATTACCACTTTCATCGGGCTTGGACCGGGTTAAATGTTATCTGTGAAAATGGTAAGACAGTCTGTGATTAGGGTTATATGTTCGTTGATTGAATGAACTAACTTTGTCGTCATGGAATAAAATAAATAAGGGATAGAAAAGAAACAGCTGTTCCTCAGACAGCAATGTCAATATAAATACTTATTTTTGTAAAAAACAAAAGGATGGTTATGGGAGATATAACAAGAATAGATACAGTTCAGCAGTACTGCGACCTTTTCGAAGTCGAAGCTCTGCACCCGTTGGTCAGCGTTGTGAATTGTTACGAGGTGCAGCCCATCAGACACTCAAAGAAACTGTACAACATTTATGCTGTGTTGCTGAAAGATACTGACTGCGGTACGATGAATTATGGACGGAGCCTCTATGACTATGAAAAAGGCTCCATGCTGTTTATCGCTCCGGGGCAGGTAATGGGTTCTGACGATGATGGCAGTCTGCACCAGCCGGCCGGATGGGCCCTGATGTTCCATCCCGAACTATTGCGCGGTACTTCCCTTGCACATATAATAAAAGAGTATTCTTATTTCTCATATAATGCCAACGAAGCACTGCACCTGTCAGAACAGGAGCGCAAAGTAGTCATTGAATGTATAAACAATGTAGCAGAAGAATTGAGGCATCCTATTGACAAGCACAGCCGTTCTTTGATTATTGATACCATGAAGCTTCTCCTTGACCGCTGCATCCGCTTTTATGACCGCCAGTTCATTACAAGGGAAAATGCCAACAACGATTTGTTGGCGCGTTTTGAATTGTTGCTCAATAATTACTATCATTCTGCCTTGCCAACGAGTAAAGGTATTCCGACGGTACAGTATTGCGCTGACCAACTGTGTCTTTCCACCAATTATTTCAGTGACCTGGTAAAAAAGGAAACCGGTATGTCAGCAATCAAGCATATCCAGCAAAAAATTATGGATATAGCCAAAGAGCGCATCATGAACACGCAAAAAAGTATCAGTCAAATCTCAGATGAAATGGGTTTCCAATACCCGCAACATTTCACACGTTGGTTCAAGAAGATGGAAGGTTGCACACCGAACGAATATCGCAATGAAATTATAAAACAAGCGATAAACTAACTGGTCTTATCATCATTTATTCGTAGAGTCTCTTACAAATAATACTCTGGATATAACCAACAAAGCAATTAATGAACAACTTTGAAATCTTGAACCGATAAACAAAAAAGTTTGATGATCTCCTGCATACACTTTTCCCATCGGATGAACAGCTGTTGTCCGGTCTTTTTCCTGCGGTAAGTCAGGATTCCGTTCGCAATGTCTCCCTTTTTCAGATAAGCCATGTCCACAAAGGACATCCCCCGTGTGTAAAAGCAGAACAGGAACATGTCACGTGCGAAATCAAGGTGGGGTTTCAGGGACAAGTCCAGTCTTTTGATACGCCTGATATCATTTAAATGAATGGCCCGTTTCAAGGTCTTTTCCACACCTGTATAAACAGACTTGAACAGGTTCCGCTGTCCGGTCAGTCCGTTCTCCACCGCACGGTTGTAGACCGCTTTCAGAATGCGCATGTAGAACGAGATTGTATTGGGTGAGTTCCCCCTGTTTTTCAGATAAGCCTCGTATTCCATGAGCAAGTCAGAGCTAAGTTCGCCAAACAGTATATCGCTACCTTTCATAAAACTGCTGAAACTTTTGAGCGCGGCTGTATAGGTTTCAGAGGTCCGTATCTTTCCCAAACGTTTCAGCCTTACTATCTGTTGCCGGATATAGTCGTTAAACGAAGGTTCTTGTCCGCTGTCATGGAAACGTATGACGATATCATCCGCTGTAAACGGACCGGATTGGCTTAATGTCCTGATAGCCTTTTCCAGTCGGATTTTGTCCCGTCTTATCCGTTCCCCTACCGATAGAAGATAATTGTCCCGTTCCATCCCTGCAGGGTGTTGACAGGGAATGACCGCTTCGGAACGTTGGTCCCATTCCGAAGCGAAAAGTTTGTATCCGGTACTGATCTGCCTGACCACACGGTTATGAATCACCTGATAATACAGTGCGCCCTCCCTGCCTTCCGCGGACGAGGACCTGAATTTGGTTCTGATTGTTGCCATAGTGCAGTCATTTTGAATTGGGATTGTCCAGTTGCTTCCTGATTTCCTGTGCCTCCCTGAACAGCCGGTGCGCCAGACTGTCCTTGTAGGCTGCCATTTCATGGTTACGGATGCGGTTCCTGACCGAGTCCTCAAAAGCGGTCACCAGCCTTTCCACACGCCGGATCTTTTCCTCGTCCCGCTTGATGGTGAAATGCTTCTCAAGGAAGGCGATGTCGGGATCATCCCCCGGCAGGCAGATCCTGATGGCTCGGTATTTCAAATCGGCATCTTTCAAAAGCCGGTTCGTGCGGTACTGGTTGCAGTTGGTCCAGACGGAAATGATCAGTGCCAGGATCAGTGCTGAAGCTGTCGTTACCACTGCCTTGGATGCGCTTTCCAGACGGTAGGTCACCAGTCTGCGCTCCGGTTCCTTTTTCAGCAGGACCATTCTCTCATCCAGCCGTCTCACTGTCTCCTTTACAGCTTGGCAGTCTTGACTCAGGCAGTATCTAATCTTTTCCATCTCCCCGGCAAACGTTTCGGCAGACAACGGCCAGCCTTCCGACAACCGGACGGTATGGTTACGTACCGCTGCTATTTCCAAGCCGTTTTTCTCCACCGCGGATTGCAGGCGTTCCAGACGGATTTTCAGTTCCGCAATCCCTTCCGGGGAACTGGTCCGGTTTCCAACTGCGGGGCTTGTGCCTTCCACGGGCAGCGTCTCCACTTTCTTCTCGATCCTTTCAAGGCATCCGTAGATGCCTTCCAGATAATTTTCCTCTTTCATCTTTCAAAGTTTTTTGTTATACATATGGTTCACAAACTCCTTCCTTTCCTGCGCTTCTTCTTTCTCCGCAGGCGTTCCGCCTCTTTCTCGTCCTCCGTCGGTGCCACCGACGGCATGAACACGCCACCCGTACCGGTGACTTCGACCAGGTTATCAATAACAGAACCATGACTTTGTTCATGGTACGGTTGCTTTTGGGAAACGTCATTTTCCAGGGACGTGACATGGTTATGGTCCAATGCCGCATCCAGCCTTGACCAGCTGAAACTGCGGTCAATCCCACTTCCCTTGAATGACAGACCGTTCTTTATAAAGCGGATGCCCTGCACTTCATTAGTGTTTTCCTTGTACTTGAATTCCATTTCCACGCCCATTTTTAAGAGCTTATTTTGAAATTCTTTCCATGTATCTGCACTCCTCAAAGCTTCCTTGACCGCACGGTATATTTCGTATTTCACCTTTTCGGAAGCATGCAGCTTTTCCGTTTTAACGGACTGTTTGCCTTCGGAATAGGTGAGCGAATACTTGTCCTTAAGCATTTTTGTCACTTTCTCGTTGCGCTTGAAATCGTTGCTGTCGGAAATCACCTTCCCGTCGAAGTTCACCCGGTTGAAGACGATGTGGCAGTGCGGGTTGTCCGTCCCGTGATGCCTCACCACGATGAACTGCGTGTTCCGTATCCCCATCAGCTCCAGGTATTCCTCCGCCAGCCTTGCCATGAACGCGTCGGTCAGCCTCGGTGCGTCCTCCGGCTTGAAGCTGAGCGCAATGTGCCCCACCGGTTTCGCCACGTCCGGATTCAGCAGGCATTGCCACCGGAAACTGCGTGCCGTCTCCTCCACCGTTCCCAGCAGCACGCCTTCCGAGGCGATGATTTTTGCGTCGTCCTTCTGCGTCACGTAGCGTATGCAGCCGCTGAACGAGCGGCCTTTCCTGATCTTCCCTATCATGAGGCTATCCTCCTTTCGGCCTGTAATCATCCATGATCCGCTTCAGCTTTCCCAGCAGCCCCTCTATCAGCAGCCTTGTCCTGTAAAAGCCGGTCTGGTGCGAGAGCTTTGTCAGCTGGTTCAGGTTGTTCGCCATTCCCGCCAGGCTGCGCAACAGTGCGTTCTCCTCCGGTGTATGCCTTGCCGTAACGGTGGCCGCCAGTGCTGCCTCCCTGATATAGACCGCCAGACTCCGGCCGGACTTCCCTGCCCTGAACCTGAGAGCCTCGTAGCTGACGGGGGAGAACTTCACCGTCACGCCTCTGGTCAATTTACGCGTCCTGCCCAGTGCCGGACGGCCACATTTTTTCTTCATCCCATTCACATCGTTTGTCATATGTTTTTTCTTTTTCGTCCGTACTTCTTTCATTCCAAAATCTGCGACCGGCGGGAGCGGATTTGCCCTCCCAGCAACCGCCGGGCGCGGGGAGCAAGGGTTTTCGGGAATCCGGAAACATACCCTTGCTCCCCCCACAGAAAAATCCCCCCCCGCATTTTCCACATTGAAGCGGGTATACAGGGAACAGTGCATACATCGGGTATACTCCACGCCCGGTAACAGGCTGTCAGATTTTTCTCCACTGCTCGATGTCCCCACGGTAGGCGGCAAGATGCTCCCTGGCAAGGTTCTCCAGCAGTCCGGAAACGCTCATGCCACGCCCGCCGAGCCTGCGGACGACGGCGTCCAGTTCGTCCCTCACATCCTCACTGACGAACACCGTCTTGCGGTTCCTGATCTTCGGGACGGTGAGGTACGTTTCCCGGTACTCCTCCAGCGAGGCCCTGCGTTGCCTGCCGCTCGTTCTTCTTCTCACGGGGTCTTCCGGTTCCGGCGGGGTGTCCTTTCTTCTCGCCTCCCCGGATACCTCCTCCGCAACGAGCCCGGATGGAATCATCGATTCCGTCACGGAAGCATCCGTACCGGCGGATTCCCCCGGACCGGGTTCCATCATGAGTCTTTCCCACCACTCGTCGTGGCCGGCTCCGGGACTACGGCCGTTCTTTCTGTCTGCGGTTTCGGATACCGCCATTTTCTTCCCTTTCGTTTTTTCAGTCGGTTCACTTTTCATTGTACATGGATTTTAGATGGTTGATACTGTGGGCACGGTCTACCCGTTTGCCCGATTGTCGGAAGCAAATAAAACGATAATAACAAGTGCTGTGAAACGGACGGGTCCGATTGGCGGGGTTTGCCGTGTTATTCATATTGTTGGATCAGTCTGACGGTGATGACTTCACAAATATACGCACCGGAAATTTCCCACTCTTCGGGAACGGATCTGAACGTCTGTTTACTAAAAGCAAATGAATATTAAAATCCGATTTCCATGACATCTGATGACATATAATGACATCTGATGAAGGGGCGGAACCATATCCGGGAACAATCATTTACTTTGCAGATGAAACAAGTACGCATATGGTGTCAAAGGTAGTCATCCTGTCTTGAAATTCAGGACGTTCCGCCGGGATTCACTAAATTGCGGAACGGAATCCGGATCCGAAAAGAGAATGAAACAGATGTCAAACCTGAAATTACAGTGATTATGGAAATAGTGAACATTGAGGCAAGGACCTTCGAGGCGATGCTCTCGGCCTTCCGGACGTTTGCGGACCGGCTGGACACCCTCTGCCGGCTGTACGGCGACATGGAGGAGAAGAAATGGCTGGACAACCAGGAGGTGTGCCTGCTGCTGAAGGTCAGCCCGAGAACCCTGCAGACCCTCCGTGACAACGGCACGCTGGCATACACACAGATCTGCCACAAGACATATTACAAGCCCGGGGACGTGGAAAGTATCATCCGGATAGTGGAGGAGCGCCGCAAGCGGGCTGAAAGTATGGGAAGGTCGATCTGAAAGGCCATGAAAAACGAATGTCGAACAAAAAAAAGATCAAGTCATGATGAATACCGATAACCGTCTGCTCACCCGTGAGAGCAGCGAGCATATAAGAGAGTTCTTCTCCACCGTCGAACGTCTCTCCGTTTCCATGGAGCGTCTCTTTGCCGGCAGGTCACCGGCGATGGCGGGCGAGAACTTCTATACGGACCGCGAACTGGCTGAAAAGCTGAAAGTGAGCCGCCGCAGCCTGCAACAGTACCGTGACAGCGGTCTGCTTGCCTTCACCCGGCTGGGCGGCAAGATACTGTACCGTTCTTCCGACATCGAGAAGCTGCTTGACGGCTGCTACCGGGAGGCGAGAACCAGGCCGGAGGAACTTTAAAAAAGTTCCGTACGGGATCGTGAATGAAGGGGCGGTCGGTTGTCATACCGGTCGCTCCTTCATTTTCTTTCCACCGGATGAACGACTTTAATTTGCTCGTAAAATACCTATACACAGAGTGTTTTTTTCTTTATGAATTATGATCCGGTGACAACATTGGCATAACATGGCGGGACATGGAAACATTTTTCCGATATGGCAATAAGATACGGGGATTCCATTATAAAAAAAGACTCTTATTTTATTATGTCATTATGTTATTCTGAAATTGGGGCGGGCCGTTCGTGTACCGGTGGGACGATCCGTTTCCGTAATGGCGGCACATTCCGTACTGGTATCATTATCCTCCGGCAATGCCGTTTCCCGGTCTTTTCGGAGTGACCTTATGCCGGCCGGTGACAACCGCATGTCCGTGTGTAAACATGGCGGCGCATAAAAACAGGCACATCCTCCGGGCTCCTGTCCCGTCGGATGCACCTGTCTCCGTCATGTCATATACAGCCGGACTCCTCCGGCCCATGCCTCTATCTGAGTATCGGATTCGAGAGCAGTATCTTGTAATAGGCCACTCCGCCAATCTCTACCGGCATCCTCGCCATCATGAACTGCACGCTCTTCCTCTCCACCTTCGCCTGCCGCATGAGTCTCTGCACGATAACCCCCGCCGAGAACCTTGCGCATCTTTTATCCTTCCAGACAATGAACCCCTCGCTGTCATCGGCCCGGCAGATGTACCAGTCATCCGTCTCGTCGTCGTGGGCGAAGTTCACCCGTCCGCCACCGAGGATTCCCAATTCGATTGACATCGTCTTTGACAGATAGACGGTCCCCCTGCTGTCAAGGTTGATGGTCCGCTTTCCCTTGTATGTGACTTCCTGCGGACGGGAGTTTTCCCTGTTGTATACTATCAGTGCCATAACTTTCTTACTTTTCCGTTAAACAATTTTTTCAATACATGAAGCTTTCCACCGCCAGCATCTGACTTCTCCATGCGAAACCGCTGTGGGTACGTACCGCGTCCACTATCCTGCATACTTTCTGCGATATGGCCGATGCCGAGATACCCATGCATTCCGCCAGTGCCTTGAACGAGAACTGCGCCTCATAGAACCTGAGCATGAACATCCGGTACTCCTCGTAGGAGAACTTCTGCCTTACGAAACGCAGTATGTCTCTTACCAGCCGCTCGCACCCGTTCAGGTCGTCCTCGGAAAGGAATTTTGCCTCTTCGCCACATCGGAGGAAGAAATCATCTTCAGGGTGTGCATACCGATTCTCCCTTTTAATCTTTACCAGGGCCGCCTTTTTGTAGCATCCGATGAAATACGCGTCATAGTCCGTTATGTCCTTTCCGGGAACCAGCACCTGCCTTCTTACAAAAAGGTAGGTGTCATGGAAATTGTCCTCGTCCAGCATTCCGTACCGGCGTAACGTCCCTCTCAACCTGTCATAGGATGCAGTGAACCACTCGTTGAACAGTCTTTCCTTTTCTGCGCTCTTGTCTGCCATAGCTTTATATTTTTTTGAGTTATACATGGCCTACACGGGTAGGCATTCTTATTTCTTGTGCTTCCTCCAGTTTGTTTTTCGGCGGTCTCCGGCAAGGCTTGCCGTGAAAAAATACGCTAACGCGAAGCGTGAGGAAGATTTTTTCACGTGCAACCAGCCCGAAGGGCCGCCTTGCGGGACCGGCCTGAAAAACAACTATTTTTGCCGCAAGAAATGAGGATGATGGATTCCTTCCTTCTATCTATTGTCTGTCCGGTGAGAATTTAGATTCCATGCAGCTTTTCTGTCTTTGGTATGTTTGGAGAAATATTCAAGGATACGAAATGAGAACGGCAATACGTGATGTTGCGGAAGGAGCAGATATGGGATTGGAAACAGGAAGCGTGCCCGGGCTTTCATGCAGTTTATACGGCGGTGTTGATTTTGGGGAGGATTACAGGGAAGTGACAGGAAAGTCGGCCGTTCCGGAGAAATTGTATGTGTACGTTGTTCCTTCCGAAATACGGAGTCTTTTAAAATCATGGAAGACCTCATTCGGGAGTGTGTCTCGATATTTGCCTGAGACAAAATTATAAGTCGCCTATTCATGGATAAGTATTTGGAATATATCAACGACATGCTACGATGCAATAAAGAGAATCGGAACGGCAGACTGAAACTCGCAATCTGCTGATAATGCGGACTATTCTAAAACAAGTGTGGAAAACTTGAAGACATCCGACGGAAAACCTTGGAAAAAGAAGAACCGGACAAAGTCTCCGCCTTCAAAATAATGCTCTATTATGCCACAGGTGCGGCATTACTTGTCATTCCGGATTGGCTTCCCATGAAATCCACCGCCCGCCATCAAGAAAACGGCCGGTGCCATATGGCAGGTAATCGTAGCGACAGCCTGTCTTTGGAACCCGTTGTCACCCTAAAGGATTTTACTGATATATTATTATGTCAGTCCTTTTTCAAATCAAAATACAGCAAACGGGTTTTCAAAGGTTCATCTTGCGGAATATCATAATATTGCTTTTCTATCACGTCTGTTTTATAGAGTGGAACGAAACCGTTTCTTTCATAATACCTGAGAATCTTTTCCTCATTGTATGCATCCACCACGATAAAACGGCATCCTGTCTTGTTGTCCTCATGACGGAACCAGTCTTTTATGAAAGCCATCAGTTGCCGTCCTACGTGGCTTGATGTACCCTGATATTCCAGATTGACCCCCAGTCTTCCTATCAGCACGGCCGGATAGCTGCGTCCACGTTTAGGATTTACAATATTGCGTTGCAGCCTGTTTTTATCATTGGGGGATATTAATCTGGTCTTGATACTGTCATTGGACAAGGTAAACAAGGCCACAATACGATGCGGGATTTCAGTCGTCACCCAACAATATGTTTTCCCAAGGAGTTCATCCGCATACAGATCGGCATCATTGAGAAAAAAATCATCAAGGTCATTCTCGCCACAAGTGAAAGGAAGGCAATTCCTCCGTACTTCCTTGTTATAGGCAAGCATGACACAATCATCATATAAAGAAATACCGTCCATTGCTGTTAATTGAACCGGAATGAACGGGATTTCTCCAATACTTTTCGCAACCGTTTCTTTGCCTCCACTGATAACCGGGGTGTTACCTTTGCGGCGTTCTTGTCTGCACTGCGTACGAAATCTTCCGCCGTAACGCCCTCCAAAACCGGAATGTTCTTGATAGTTATAGCCATAATATTATTTTTTGCAAAAATACAACTTTGTTGTTATACAGCCAAATAATAGCCCGTCTTCCACTCTTTTTTCCGGAATGTTCCTCCATATCCGGAAAAGTCTGTGTCACGCCACCCGTTGCGGTAAGCCGTTTTTCTCAAGGAAAGGGCAGGCAATACCGGCGGACGTGGATATGGGCAAAACAACCCGCATATGCAATGCAGAGGGAGCAGGAGAGCCTTCACCACAGCCGGAGAGAAAAGTGGTTTCATGCCGGGGTACGGCATGAAAAGGGGGCTCCCGG
This sequence is a window from Bacteroides thetaiotaomicron VPI-5482. Protein-coding genes within it:
- a CDS encoding carboxymuconolactone decarboxylase family protein, translated to MNKLITTIACLICCIVYTQAQNKNNMLSKKEQSIAAISMYAARGNQDSLKVILARGLDCGLTVSEEKEVLTQLYAYCGFPRSMGALVTLMNLTKERAAQGIKDEAGREPSPVKSSDMFVVGGQNQLKLFGRPALGEVLTFAPALDQFLKAHLFGDIFSRDNLDWRTRELSTVAALSVLDGVKNELNTHIAHAKHNGVTQAQIDEVLIMAARCRNGMVLSESDEPAKTFQTDPTITVRKVFYKNRYDIMLCAEMYLPKDFNEAQHYAALIIGHPFGAVKEQCSGLYAQEMARRGYVTLAFDASYQGESGGEPRHTVSPDALVEDFSASVDWLGLQPFIDRNRIGVIGICGSGGFSVCAASLDPRIKALATVSMYDMGRATRNGLGDSMTDEQRRKLLDEVAEQRWKEAETGEARIRFGTPEKLLGNANAVQKEFFDYYRNPLRGYHPRYQGIRFTSQAALMNFYPFAMIKEISPRPVLFIAGEHAHSRYFSEDAYQEASEPKELYIVPGANHVDLYDRMDKIPFEKISEFFWYALR
- a CDS encoding lactonase family protein, yielding MKPKALFVMLILWLSFTTIQARSTEDVPDKGTYAKFLLVGCYMKPDEEGVRMYRFDGQTADVDYPCGLRGISNPAFLTSDSTGNRIYAIGDDEGKSSTANALLFDKESGLLSLLNSQSTDGELPIYITLSPKEYFVLTANYKGGSITVFSQDKKGKLQRDTKIIRFAGNGPNKKRQEQSHLHCVTFTPDGKFLLATDLGTDCIYLFPIGKRPEAGKAHSLLDESRVVRIQMDSGSGPRHICFHPNGRFAYLISELSGKITVFSYNEGKLERLQTIVCDPFVAEGNADIHVSSDGKFLYASKHLKEDGIIVYSIDSQKGTLVQIGFQPTGLYPRSFAISPDGCYLAVVCRDANCIQIFERNRNTGLLKNTGKNIRLERPAFVKFL
- a CDS encoding helix-turn-helix domain-containing protein, translated to MVMGDITRIDTVQQYCDLFEVEALHPLVSVVNCYEVQPIRHSKKLYNIYAVLLKDTDCGTMNYGRSLYDYEKGSMLFIAPGQVMGSDDDGSLHQPAGWALMFHPELLRGTSLAHIIKEYSYFSYNANEALHLSEQERKVVIECINNVAEELRHPIDKHSRSLIIDTMKLLLDRCIRFYDRQFITRENANNDLLARFELLLNNYYHSALPTSKGIPTVQYCADQLCLSTNYFSDLVKKETGMSAIKHIQQKIMDIAKERIMNTQKSISQISDEMGFQYPQHFTRWFKKMEGCTPNEYRNEIIKQAIN
- a CDS encoding site-specific integrase, translating into MATIRTKFRSSSAEGREGALYYQVIHNRVVRQISTGYKLFASEWDQRSEAVIPCQHPAGMERDNYLLSVGERIRRDKIRLEKAIRTLSQSGPFTADDIVIRFHDSGQEPSFNDYIRQQIVRLKRLGKIRTSETYTAALKSFSSFMKGSDILFGELSSDLLMEYEAYLKNRGNSPNTISFYMRILKAVYNRAVENGLTGQRNLFKSVYTGVEKTLKRAIHLNDIRRIKRLDLSLKPHLDFARDMFLFCFYTRGMSFVDMAYLKKGDIANGILTYRRKKTGQQLFIRWEKCMQEIIKLFCLSVQDFKVVH
- a CDS encoding relaxase/mobilization nuclease domain-containing protein is translated as MIGKIRKGRSFSGCIRYVTQKDDAKIIASEGVLLGTVEETARSFRWQCLLNPDVAKPVGHIALSFKPEDAPRLTDAFMARLAEEYLELMGIRNTQFIVVRHHGTDNPHCHIVFNRVNFDGKVISDSNDFKRNEKVTKMLKDKYSLTYSEGKQSVKTEKLHASEKVKYEIYRAVKEALRSADTWKEFQNKLLKMGVEMEFKYKENTNEVQGIRFIKNGLSFKGSGIDRSFSWSRLDAALDHNHVTSLENDVSQKQPYHEQSHGSVIDNLVEVTGTGGVFMPSVAPTEDEKEAERLRRKKKRRKGRSL
- the mobC gene encoding plasmid mobilization protein, coding for MTNDVNGMKKKCGRPALGRTRKLTRGVTVKFSPVSYEALRFRAGKSGRSLAVYIREAALAATVTARHTPEENALLRSLAGMANNLNQLTKLSHQTGFYRTRLLIEGLLGKLKRIMDDYRPKGG
- a CDS encoding DUF3408 domain-containing protein, giving the protein MKSEPTEKTKGKKMAVSETADRKNGRSPGAGHDEWWERLMMEPGPGESAGTDASVTESMIPSGLVAEEVSGEARRKDTPPEPEDPVRRRTSGRQRRASLEEYRETYLTVPKIRNRKTVFVSEDVRDELDAVVRRLGGRGMSVSGLLENLAREHLAAYRGDIEQWRKI